In Antedon mediterranea chromosome 10, ecAntMedi1.1, whole genome shotgun sequence, one genomic interval encodes:
- the LOC140061221 gene encoding mitochondrial 2-oxodicarboxylate carrier-like, which yields MSTGTLNKPTYRPSSKFKGACQQIVAGGTAGFVEVSLMQPLDLIKTRFQIQSIHTEQYSSIVDCVKKIYQTEGVLSFYKGILPPILADIPKRATKFFTFEQYKQLFSFGAPSPTAISFTLAGLAAGVTEGFLTNPFEVVKVRLQAENQAFSKQISAWSMAKVIVHENGFGLSGLNKGLTSTLCRHGVFNMILFGFYHTIKVYSKPYQDKKLEFLRKFMIGLTGGSIASCSNIPFDVAKSRIQGPQPTAGHIKYKTCIRTIHTIYVEEGIKALYKGLTPKIMRLGPGGAIMLLVYEYALDWLQKNT from the exons ATGAGTACTGGAACCTTAAACAAGcctacatataggcctagtagtaaatTTAAAGGAGCTTGCCAACAAATCGTTGCTGGAGGTACAGCTG GTTTTGTTGAAGTTAGTCTTATGCAACCATTGGATTTGATTAAAACAAG ATTTCAAATTCAGTCCATTCATACAGAACAGTATTCGTCAATAGTTGATTGTGTAAAGAAAATATATCAAACTGAAGG TGTTTTATCCTTCTACAAAGGAATTTTACCTCCAATTTTGGCCGATATTCCTAAACGTGCAACAAAATTCTTCACATTTGAACAGTATAAACAGTTGTTTTCCTTTGGTGCTCCCTCTCCAACTGCTATT AGCTTCACGTTAGCTGGTTTAGCAGCAGGTGTTACTGAGGGCTTTCTTACTAATCCATTTGAAGTTGTTAAAGTTCGACTTCAAGCAGAAAATCAAGCTTTTTCAAAG CAAATTAGTGCGTGGTCTATGGCAAAAGTCATCGTACATGAAAATGGGTTTGGTCTGTCAGGCTTGAATAAAGGCCTCACGTCAACACTTTGTAGACATGGTGTCTTCAATATGATTCTCTTTGGTTTTTATCACACTATTAAAGTGTATTCAAAGCCATACCAG GATAAAAAACTTGAATTTCTTCGTAAATTCATGATAGGTCTTACTGGTGGAAGTATAGCATCATGTAGTAACATTCCATTTGATGTTGCCAAGAGTCGTATACAAGGACCACAACCTACTGCTGGCCACATCAAATATAAAACATGTATACGTACTATACATACTATCTACGTGGAAGAAGG GATAAAAGCTCTGTATAAAGGTCTTACGCCAAAAATCATGCGTCTAGGTCCTGGGGGCGCTATAATGCTGCTTGTTTATGAGTACGCGCTTGATTGGTTGCAGAAAAACACTTAA
- the LOC140060156 gene encoding paired box protein Pax-1-like: protein MEQTFGEVNQLGGVFVNGRPLPNAIRLRIVELAQLGIRPCDISRQLRVSHGCVSKILARYNETGSILPGAIGGSKPRVTTPKVVKHIREYKHKDPGIFAWEIRDKLLADGVCDKYNVPSVSSISRILRNKIGQNSTHYQSSFDCKEHHRSIYNPLYPYPCPAPSNSKHVSTSSPCTPLRHWPPSHTVNDILAFRHSTSTADHPTGSFPTSLYTASGENTIPAHAHAISLTDYRRQPNNFKDQINCNVGHYETDIKEQTGSVGNFVVSSPTIPAYHHSAAYVPPYTNPAIPTTLTPAIWSSNESSCSIENNNVLRPSPLAYKHITTSNSSFPCNIGRSIDMTKVSNHQTHGTMALIPTP from the exons ATGG AACAAACATTTGGTGAAGTAAATCAGCTAGGTGGTGTATTTGTTAACGGACGTCCTTTACCAAATGCTATTCGTCTTCGAATTGTGGAGCTAGCCCAGCTTGGAATCCGACCGTGTGACATCAGTCGTCAACTCAGGGTATCTCATGGTTGTGTTAGCAAGATATTGGCTCGATACAACGAAACTGGTTCAATTCTTCCTGGTGCAATCGGAGGCAGTAAACCAAGAGTCACAACACCGAAAGTTGTTAAACACATACGAGAATATAAACACAAAGACCCGGGTATATTTGCTTGGGAGATTCGGGACAAATTATTAGCAGACGGTGTATGTGATAAATACAATGTACCATCAGTCAGTTCGATTAGTCGAATATTAAGAAACAAAATTGGACAGAATAGTACTCATTATCAGAGTAGTTTTGACTGTAAAGAACACCATCGCTCTATTTATAACCCACTGTATCCATACCCATGTCCAGCACCTTCTAATTCTAAGCATGTTTCAACATCAAGTCCCTGTACACCACTCCGGCACTGGCCTCCGTCTCATACAGTTAATGACATTCTAGCATTTCGACATAGCACATCAACAGCCGATCACCCTACAG gTTCATTTCCAACTAGTCTATATACAGCATCTGGTGAAAACACGATACCTGCACACGCACACGCCATCTCCCTAACTGATTATAGGCGGCAACCTAACAATTTTAAAGATCAGATAAATTGTAACGTGGGTCACTACGAAACGGATATAAAG GAGCAAACTGGTTCAGTTGGTAATTTTGTAGTATCTTCACCGACGATTCCGGCGTACCATCATAGTGCAGCTTATGTACCGCCGTATACTAACCCAGCAATACCAACCACTTTGACACCGGCGATATGGTCTTCAAATGAATCATCATGTAGTATTgagaataataatgtattaagaCCATCTCCATTGGCCTACAAACATATCACAACTAGTAATTCTTCTTTTCCGTGTAACATTG gTCGAAGCATTGATATGACCAAGGTATCAAACCATCAAACGCATGGCACAATGGCGTTAATACCCACgccttaa